GGAAAAGTTTAAACAAACAGAAATATCAGCAGTCAGCGTCTTCTCTGTGTGCTATAATGAACTGCTTGTTCGGTTGAAATTATAACCAGCTATTTTGGACCTTGGTTGTCTATAGTATATCTGCCCTGTCCCACGTGTAGTTAGGCCCCGTGAGGACACTATGAGGACACTACCTCAgatatagttctaacagttgtTAGGTATTCTTTAAAGATACTTTTGAACAGTCATGAGTACCATTAAGTAATGTTGTCAATTGATTattatgttaaaataatgtaatttGTTGATAAACTCATACAAAGATGTGTCAAAGCATGTAACATATTATCAAAGTAGACCCCAGTCTCTCTAAAGATTCATGCTTACCATCACCTTGTGTAAGTTTGACACTGACACTGAGTTATTAAGACCCACcggtaaataaaaaataagtccTATTTTTGAACTATATCCTGTTTGTAATATTAACTATCCTCTCTATCAAACAAACCTTTCATTGCGCATTAGAAGAAAGCTGGTCTGGAGTGAAAGAAATCAACGTGACTATGGCAGGTATTTATGCTATGAAGGTTCAAAAGTACCAGGAATAAGCAAAAGATTATTTGaaagtaaaaacaaacaaaaaatatacatttaaagCCTATGTTTTAAATCAGACAAATGATTGGCTCGTAAAGTAAAGTTAGAAACTTAAAAGAACTTCTCTATAAATCACTCACTCACATCTGAGAACGTTGCTTGCTCTAATTGTGTTTATCATGAGCCCATAAACATGTGATATATTACACGCTGTGTTGTAGAACACGCTGTGCGTACACATCTTTTCCACTGCTATCACAGAAATAATGGCTGCTGCTTCCTTTATAGGAGTTTCCACTAATTAACTCTGGCTAGCCGAGCTACTTTGTGACTTTGTTCACTCAGCAATCTAAAGGTTTCTTTACACAGACAGAATATACTGCTATAGTCTATAAAAGAGACATAACTTAATTCCCACACAGAATTCTTACAGGTTTCTAGAACTATGTGGTGCCTCAGTAGTAGTAACTCTTGAGTTGTAAATTATTCACAAATGAACAATTGAATTTCAGGCAATACATTCATTGACATCCTGCAATtgctgacctttgacctatttcTAACACTTCAAGGGTTAATGCCTTGTAGTAAGAGACAGTGATGATGCCAGTCAGTCACTGTGTTGAAAAACCCAACAACATTGCTCAGAGAGAATGGGCTGTGATCTTCAACACCATAGATGTAGAGCTACATTATGGCTCACTTATGTTAACAGCCACTTCAATGACAATATAAAAATGTAAGTAAGCTCAACAATGAAACCCATGAGCTTTTTCCAGCATGGCAGTATGATCCAGACTTCATCAAACAGAAGCGTTCTTTCCCCTCGCATCAGCAATTAACTGTAGAGGGTTATTACGTCTTTTAGAAAACAAGATACTTTAAGCCGTCGCTCTCTGGCAGACATTGTTTTGCTTTCACGGAAAATTATACACACATAAAATACCCCTTTAATTTAATATAGCCCGTCTAgactatatttttattttcataaATGCTAATTGGCGTTTTATTGTGTCAGTCGATTGAGGTTTGTTTCTCCAAGTTTTTGCGATGCTGGTGCAGGGGGTCCACTCCTGAGTCCTGACCATGGGGTTGTATCTTTCTCCCACTTTTACTTTAGAAAGCTCCAACTTGTTTTCCAAAGCAAGCCATTTCAATtgagatatttaaaaaaaaatatataaaaatgtggATTAGAGTTTTATGTTGATTTAAGGCTAGATTGACCACCTATATGTTAATCATTGTTGaaattcagtggtgtaaagtacttcaataAAAATACAGCTTAAGTATTTTTTTGTGGTAACTGTACTTTAatatactatttatatttttgacaacgtttacttttacttcactttttactccatacatttgaCCTCaaaacccaaaagtactcgttagattttgaatgcttagcaggacaggaaaatggtcaaattcacacacttatcaagagaccaacgctggtcatccttactgcctctgatctggcagactcactaaaccaAATACTtggtttgtaaattatgtgttgGAGTGTCCCCGTCTatcgataaataaataaaaacctaaaatggtgccgtctggtttgcttaatataaggaatttgaaaatatttgtacttttactgttgatacttaagtatatttcaaaccaatacttttagacttttctcaagtaatattttgactttgacttttacttgagtaattttctattaaggtatctttacttttactcaagtatgacaattgggtacttttttcaccactgtTGAAATCAAATCCTTGAGTCCAGTTCCCCGGTCCTCTGGCTGTTTTCTCACTGAGGAAAATATCGGCAGCACCaaacttcgacttcaactgtcTCGTTTCAAGCTAATTCAAATGTCAAAGTGGCTATTTTCAGCGTGGTCAGACACACGTAGCCTCTCCCCCCTGATTTCTCCTGCTCCCCCTGCTTCCCCCTGCTCCCCCTGCTTTCCCCTGCTCCCCCCTGCATTCTCCTGCTCCCCCTGCTTCCCCCTGCTTCCCCCTGCCTCCCCATGCTTCCCCCTGCCTCCCCATGCTTCCCCCTGCTTTCCTTTGTTTTCGACTGCTTTCCTATCCTTTCCCCTGCTATCTCCTGCTTCCTCCCTGCTTCCCCCTGCCTCCCCATGCTTCCCCCTGCTTCCCTCTGCTTCCGACTGCTTTCCCCTGCTTTCCCCTGCCTCCCCATGCTTCCCCCTGCTTTCCTTTGTTTTCGACTGCTTCCCTATCCATTCCCCTGCTATCTCCTGCTTCCTCCCTGCTTCCCCCTGCCTCTCCATGCTTCCCCCTGCTTCCCTCTGCTTCCGACTGCTTTCCCCTGCTTTCCCCTGCCTCCCCATGCTTCCCCCTGCTTTCCTCTGCTTCCGACTGCTTTCCCCTGCCTTCTCCTGCTTCCTCCCTGCTTCCCCCTGCCTCCCCGTGCCTCCCCTTGCTTCTCCCTGCTTTCCTCTGCTTCCGACTGCTTTCCCCTGCTATCTCCTGCTTCCTCCCTGCTTCCCCCTGCCTCCCCATGCTTCCCCCTGCTTCTCTCTGCTTCCTCCCTGCTTCCCCCTGCCTCCCCATGCTTCCTCCCTGCTTCCCCCTGCCTCCCCATGCCTACTCCACTGTATCTCTCCTTAGCCATTAAACTCCAGTGGTTCAGattgtcttttttgttgttgttgtccttttCCCTTTAAGAGCATGCCTTTAATATTTTTAGTTTTGGCTTCCCAATGGAACAAGTCAGGTTCTGTGTTTTCTATAACTTTACTAGAATATACTGTAAGCAAGAAAATATTCTGGTTAAATGTTATGTTGTATCAGTAATGAATTGATTTACATTAAGAACAAGTAGTTACCAACTGTGGAACAAAATTATTTATGGTACTGCCAAAGAAAGTAACTGAATTGTGTCTGGCCTTTTGTTGCTCTTCCTTTAGCATAGGCTAACAACGTTTCTAGAAAGCATAGTTAGCTATGACTGTAAGTAAGTACTGTAAGTAGTAAGCTGTAGCCAACGTCTGTGGAACAAGGATAGCAGTGGCATGATAATGCGCTAGCACTCAAACTAACTGAGTTTTCTAATTATGACTCTACCTCAAAGATCTTGAATGAATCTTTCTCCCAGATTCTCAACCCACCTCATTAAAGACCATGTTAAGTTTAAACCAGATCGAACGTGATGCCGCAAGCCACTAAAACCTGCATGGAATAGGCCTAGGTTTATGTTATGTTTGAGTGAGGACCCATCCCGCCTTCCATTTGTCTCAATTCACAGGTTTTACGCAGCAGCCAAGTGTGATGGTCCCCTTCTGACTAGGTTACCACGGTAATGTGTACAGCAggggaggctgctgaggagaggacggctcataataatggctggaatggagtaaatggaatggtatgaaAAACATGGTTTTCATATGTTTGGTACCATTCCAggtaccattccattcactccattccagccattattatgagccgtcctccgcTCAGCAGCTTCCACTGGTGTACAGAGATATTTTTACTCTAAGCACTGTATATTAATGAACTCTCTTTTTCAGCACTTTCTCCTCAATGTCGGGATACTTTACAGAACCCCCGTGCTCTGTATGACTTATTCCTTAGTCATTgctagggccctgtgttttggaaattcaaataaaatgttatttgtcacatgcgccacatacttacaagcccttaaccaacagtgcagttcaagaaatagagttaagtaaatatttacaaaataaaatataaaaagaaAAAGTAACACAGTCAAATGACAtaataataacgaggctatatataggaGGCCGAGTAAATGTGCAAGGGTACACACACAATATTCATGTCACATGACCTgggttttaacctttatttaaagctTTTTAACAAACGGACCTCTTTTCTTTTCATGTCAGATGGTCCAGCACCATCCTCAGTGTAACGATGtgcactgagagtcgggaagcaagttcagggagtgttttaataaaataaaataaacaataaacacgaaacacaaacaacgcaccgacatgaacacagagtcaataacacctggggaaagaaccaaggggagtgacagatatagggaagataatcaaggaggtgatggagtccaggtgagtgtcatgaggcgcaggtgcgccagacgatggtgacaggtgtgcggcataatcagcagcctgattacctagaggccggagagggagtatacatgacagtaccccctccccgacgcgcggctccagccgcaggacgccgtcAAGGGGGACGAAcctggggatcaggagcggaccggtcaccctTGCTGATGTGCGAGAACCTGACACGCCAGCTGAGGCACAGGAACCTGTCGAGTCAGCTGGGGCGCGGGAACCTGACAGATCAGTTGGGCAGGGGAGAgtggcgatccggctgaggcatgagaacCTGACGAGCCGGtggaagcaggggagcctggcaatccggctgaggcaggggagcctggcaatccggctgaggcaggggagcctggcaatCCAGCTGAGGCAGGGTAGCCTGGCAATCCAGCTGAGGCAGGGTAGCCTGGCAATccagctgaggcaggggagcctggcgatctggttgaggcatgagagcctgtagaACACGTGGCAGTGTAATTCTCCTTTCTGGAAGAAAAggcttaaaataaaggttaaatcatagGTCATGTGACATGATAGCACAAAACACAGGCCCCTAGTCATTGCATACATATTCCAACATGCAGGAAGGGACACCTTAGTTGTGATATAATGGTAATACCCCTCACGCTTTGCTGCAAGGCTTTACTAACTTAATCAGGTAAATTTCTAAATGTCAAACAATAACACCCCActagaagaggagggagggggagagaaagaggagggagggggagagaaagagagaaagaggagggaggggagagaaagagagaaagaggagggaggggagagaaagagagaaagaggagggaggggagagaaagagaaagaggagggaggggagagaaagagagaaagaggagggaggggagagaaagagagaaagaggagggaggggagagaaagagagaaagaggagggaggggagagaaagagaaagaggagggaggggagagaaagagagaaagaggagggaggggagagaaagagagaaagaggagggaggggagagaaagagagaaagaaagggagaataAATGAGAGAAAGTTAAAACTGAAACTGAAAGCAAACACAAGCTAAATATAGGCCAGATGTGGGGTTGGTGatgctctctctctataacaGCAGGGTTGGTGTGTTatgtgctctgtctctctctctctaccccccctctttctctctacccccccccccctctctctctctctatcccaccccctctctctatctcccccctctctctctctctatcccccgtctctatctctctctcccctctctctctctatcccccgtctctctctctctcttctctctctctctctatcccccgtctctctctctcccctctctctctatcccccgtctctctctctctctttccccactctctctctatccccctctctctctctatctctctctctctctatcccccgtctctgtctcacccccctctctctctcgatccacccctctctctctctctctctctctctctctctatctctctctttctctttatcccccctctctctctatctcacccctctctctctatccccgtcTCTAgcgctctcccccctctctctctatccccccatctctctctctctctccttgttgccTGGTAACTTCCTTTTCTCCTCTCTAACACTGTATTTACCAACCCTGGACCTCACATTTACAGTGTAATTACCCTCAAGAACGTCATCAGCCCAGCGCAGCTCGCCATTCCACAGCTGTTAGGGGGTGTTGTccaaagtgtgtgcgtgtgtctgtgtgtgtgtatatttgtatgTGTGAAGACACAGAGGTGGCTGCGCTGTTTAGTTTCCAAGGCGCTTTGTTTTCTGCCAGGTAAAGATAACCAGGAGGCTTACAATTTGCGGGGAGAGAAGGCAAGgaatgggagaggggagagggagcagggagcagaagCGGGGAGCAGGGGGGGAGCTGGGAGAAGgagcagggagggggagaggggagaaggagcgAGGGGAGGGAGCTGGGAgaggggagcagggagagagcgcgggagacagggagagggagcagggagcggggagaggggagaaggagtggggagagggaacagggagagggaaagggagcagggagagggagtggggaaagggagagggagcggGGAGAAGGAGcgaggagcagggagaggggagagggagcaaggagcagggagagggagcagggagcagagaaATGGAGCAGGGATCAGGGAGCAGTGAGAGGGAAcagggagagggagcagggagagggaacagggagcagggagcagggaacagggagatggagcagggagcaggaagcaggaagagggagcagggaacagggagcagagagcagggaaCAGGGAGATGGAGCAGGGAGCAGCAAGCAGGAAGAGGGAGCAGGGAACAGGGAGCAGGGAACAGGGagatggagcagggagcagggagagggaACAGGGAGATGGAGCtgagagcagggagagggagcagggagcagagagcagggagagagagcagggagccgagagaagggagagggagcagggagattTAGCAGGGAGCAGGAGGCAGGGAGatggagcagggagcagagagcagggagcagagagcagggagcagggagagggagcagggagagcgagcagggagcagggagatggagcagggagcaggTGTGGTGTAGGGTCCCTGAGGTAACAGGTTGAAGGGGCATAATGGAATAATGGCCGGGGGCAATACTGTAGACTGGGAAAAACAGCAGGAGACAAACCTGGATGCACCATTTCATGGGAGTTGTGATGACAACAGGATGTCGAGCTGGCACTTATGGAACATTTTTACGCATTACATTTTTCCTGTTGATACAGGTATTTCCAGTGTTGCATAAATGCAGTTttactgcactctctctctctctctctctttctctctctctccctccttcccccctccgATTGATGTACATGGTCTCTAGTGTCTAGTTCTCAGGAGAACCACAAGGCTGCACTAAACTCCACATCTTAGCATCGTGAGACAGAAGGGCATATCACCCTGAGGAAGGGAAAGACTTGACTGTACTgtgaagctgagagagagagagaaagaaagagggagagagagagagagaaagagagagggagatttacaactcgtttttcaaccactccacaaatttcttgttaacaaactatagatttggcaagtcggttaggacatctactttgtgcacgacacaagtaatttttccaacaattgtttacagacagattatttcacttataattcactgtatcacaattccagtgggtcagaagtttatatacactaagttgactgtgcctttaaacagcttggaaaattccagaacattatgtcatggctttagaagcttctcataggctaatagacataatttgagtcaattggaggtgtacctgtacctgtgcatgtatttcaaggcctaacttcaaactcagtgcctctttgcttgacatcatgggaaaatcagaagaaatcagccaagacctccacaagtctggttcatccttgggagcaatttctaaatgcctgaaggtaccatgttcatctgtacaaacaatagtacgcaagtataaacaccatgggaccacgcagccgttataccgctcaggaaggagatgcattctgtctcctagagattcatgtactttggtgcgaaaagtgcaaatcaatcccagaacaacagcaaaggaccttgtgaagatgctggaggaaacaggtacaaaagtatctatatccacagtaaaacgagtcctatatcgacataacctgaaaggccgctcagcaaggatgaagccactgctccaaaacctccataaaaaagccagactacggtttgcaactgcacatgggtacaaagatcgtactttttggagaaatgtcctctggtctgatgaaaccaaaatagaactgtttggccataatgaccatcattatgtttggaggaaaaatggggagcaTTGTAAACCAAAGAACacctggtgcatttcacaaaatagatagcatcatgaggttggaaaattatgtggatatattgaagcaacatctcaagacaccagtcaggaagttaaagcttggtcacaaatgggccttccaaatgaacaatgaccccaagcatacttccaaagttgtggcaaaatggcttaaggacaacaaagtcaaggtattggagtggccatcacaaatccctgacctcaatccgatagaaaagttgtgggcataACAGAAaaatcgtgtgcgagcaaggaggcctacaaacctgactcagttacaccagctctgtcaggaggaatgggccaaaattcccccaacttattgtgggaagcttgtggaaggctacccgaaacgtttgacccaagttaaacaattttaaggcaatgctaccaaaaaactaatcgagtgtatgtgaacttctgaccgactgggaatgtgatgaaagaaataaaagctgaaataaatcattctctctactattattctgacatttcacattcttaaaataaagtggtgatcctaactaacgtaagacaggacatttttacacagattaaatgtcaggaattgtgaaaaactgagtttaaatgtgtttggctaaggtgtatgtaaacttccgacttcaactgtacagttcAGGAGGTGTAGTTTTGGGTTAACTGATTTAGCGGTTTTAGCTGACAGAGAATAGAGGAACATTTAAAATGTTGTAAATGGAATGTTTATAATCTTGAGCAAGCTTTTGGATCAAACAAAAGTGACATAGCCCCATGCCCCAATGCCAGCTACAGTATGTCACAGGTCTGGATGAACCTGCATGACCCCTCTCACATTCCTTATAATATACTGAACGAAAATATAAATCGGCAcgcaacaatttcattgatttttactgagttacagttcatatgaggaaatcagtcaattgaaataaattcattaggccctaatctatggatttcacatgactgggaatacagatgtgcatTTGTTGGTCATCACAATGGCCCTCATGGTCTGGTCactgtatttctgtgcattcaaattgccatcgataaaatgcaattgtgttcgttgtccatagcttatgcctgcccataccataactccaccgccaccatggggtactctgttcaccacgttgacatcagcaaaccgcttgtcTACATGACACGTGGTCCCGTGtgcctcagttggtagagcatggcgcttgcaacgccagggttgtgggttcattccccacggggggaccaggatgaatatgtatgaactttccaatttgtaagtcgctctggataagcgcgtctgctaaatgacttaaatgtaaatgtaaatgacgccatacacgtggtctgaagTTGAGGACGGTTggccgtactgccaaattctctaaaacgacgttggtaggtaaagctctggtgaacattcctgcagtcagcatgccaattgcaagctccctcaaagCTTGAGATATCTgtgccattgtgttgtgtgacaaaactgcacattttagtggccatttattgtccccagcacaaggtacacctgggtaatgatcatgttgtttaatcagcttcttgatataccacacctgtcagatggatggattatcttggcaaaggagaaatactcactaacaggggtgtaaacaaatttgtgcacagaatttgaaagaaataagctttttgtgcgtacggaaaatgtctgggatcttttattttagctcatgaaacaatgGACCAACGCTTTAcattttgtgtttatatttttgttcagtgtagataaacTCCATATGCCATGATTCAGCTCTCTGCTCCTATTTTTACAAGCTAAACTAAACCACTAATACTTGATATTCTCTGATCCAGAGAAAGAAGGGAATAATAAGGGGCATCCCGCTGagctatgtgtgtatgtatgtgtgtgtgtattgggttaCTCTGGTCTGGACTGTAAATGACTGCGACCTCAGTATGGGACCCATGCTGTTTGACAGCGTTAGATGTAAACAAGCGGATAGAGACGTTATgcttcctccacacacacacgcacacattcacgcatgcacgaacacacacacacacacacccacacacacacactcgcacacactcgCGCCCCAGGCAGGCAAGACGAAACACGAATTACTGACCTTCACAGATCTGTTATATTGCGTTGTTGGGGTTGTGTTCTGTGCTGCATTCAACTCAATACCAGACTTTGgttaaaatagtatttgttttgttatttgttattcaAATACCATgggatagtcccaaaagtgcaaaccccgcCCTTTCAGGCAGGCTCAATTAAATGCTCAAAATATTTGAAAGAAAGCAAATACTGTTTGAGCCCAGTTCAGATTCCATTCTGGACTGGAGGTACTGTAGAAGAACCCTTCCTTCTCACTCATACAGCTGgtgccaggctgtatctggtgggCAGCACCCAGTTGGTTTGATTCATATGCCGCTGATCACTGATAGATAACAGGTAGTCTTCATGCC
The sequence above is a segment of the Salvelinus alpinus chromosome 1, SLU_Salpinus.1, whole genome shotgun sequence genome. Coding sequences within it:
- the LOC139567610 gene encoding ribosome-binding protein 1-like — its product is MGRQGKAGESSRKQREAGGSMERQGEAGRKQEIAGEWIGKQSKTKESRGKHGEAGESRGKQSEAEGSRGKHGEAGGSREEAGDSRGKDRKAVENKGKQGEAWGGRGKHGEAGGSRGKQGEQENAGGSRGKQGEQGEAGGAGEIRGERLRVSDHAENSHFDI